From the Lepus europaeus isolate LE1 chromosome 12, mLepTim1.pri, whole genome shotgun sequence genome, one window contains:
- the PMPCA gene encoding mitochondrial-processing peptidase subunit alpha has protein sequence MAAVVLAAARLLRGSGPWGRPRRRFAPPARRRFSSAGACPGVPLSSPLPGVPTPVFATVGGQEEFETKVTALDNGLRVASQNKFGQFCTVGILINSGSRYEAKHLSGIAHFLEKLAFSSTARFDSKDEILLALERHGGICDCQTSRDTTMYAVSADSKGLDTVVGLLADVVLHPRLTGEELERARMAVQFELEDLNMRPDPEPLLTEMIHEAAYRENTVGLHRFCPPENLAKISREVLHAYLRNYYTPDRMVLAGVGVDHAQLVDCARRYLLGAQPAWGATEAVDVDRSVAQYTGGIVQLERDMSNVSLGPTPIPELTHVMLGLESCSFLEEDFIPFAVLNMMMGGGGSFSAGGPGKGMFSRLYLNVLNRHHWMYNATSYHHSYEDTGLLCIHASADPRQVRDMVEILTKEFILMGGSVDVVELERAKTQLMSMLMMNLESRPVIFEDVGRQVLATHSRKLPHELCALIRGVKPEDIKRVASQMLRGKPAVAALGDLTHLPPYEHIQAALSSRDGRLPRTYRLFR, from the exons ATGGCGGCCGTGGTGCTGGCGGCGGCGAGGCTGCTGCGGGGCTCGGGGCCGTGGGGCCGCCCGCGGCGGAG gtTTGCGCCGCCGGCCCGCAGGCGGTTCAGCAGCGCAGGCGCCTGCCCCGGCGTGCCGCTCTCGTCCCCCCTGCCCGGCGTCCCCACGCCCGTGTTCGCCACGGTGGGCGGCCAGGAGGAGTTCGAGACCAAAGTCACCGCGCTGGACAACGGGCTTCGCGTGGCGTCGCAGAATAAGTTCGGGCAGTTTTGCACGGTCGGAA TTCTCATTAACTCAGGATCCAGGTACGAGGCGAAGCACCTCAGTGGCATCGCTCACTTCCTGGAGAAGTTGGCGTTTTCG TCCACCGCGCGTTTTGACAGCAAAGATGAGATCCTGCTCGCCCTGGAGAGGCACGGCGGCATCTGTGATTGCCAGACGTCGAG AGACACCACCATGTACGCCGTGTCTGCGGACAGCAAAGGCCTGGACACGGTGGTCGGCCTGCTGGCCGACGTGGTCCTGCACCCCCGGCTGACAG GGGAGGAGCTGGAGCGCGCGCGCATGGCCGTGCAGTTTGAGCTGGAAGACCTGAACATGCGGCCCGACCCCGAGCCACTGCTCACCGAGATGATCCATGAG GCCGCTTACCGGGAGAACACCGTCGGCCTCCACCGCTTCTGCCCGCCCGAGAACCTGGCAAAGATCAGCCGCGAGGTGCTGCACGCCTACCTGAGGAACTACTACACCCCTGACCGCATGGTGCTGGCGGGCGTGGGCGTCGACCACGCGCAGCTGGTGGACTGTGCCCGGCGGTACCTCCTCGGCGCCCAGCCTGCCTGGGGGGCCACCGAGGCTGTGGACGTGGACAGATCGGTGGCGCAGTACACCGGGGGCATCGTCCAG CTGGAGAGAGACATGTCCAACGtcagcctgggccccaccccgATCCCGGAGCTCACGCACGTCATGCTGGGGCTGGAGAGCTGCTCCTTCCTG GAGGAAGACTTCATCCCCTTCGCCGTGCTCAACATGATGATGGGTGGTGGCGGCTCCTTCTCGGCCGGCGGCCCCGGCAAGGGCATGTTCTCCCGGCTCTACCTCAACGTGCTCAACAG GCACCACTGGATGTACAACGCGACCTCCTACCATCACAGCTACGAAGACACGGGCCTCCTGTGCATCCACGCCAGCGCTGACCCGCGGCAG GTGCGAGACATGGTGGAGATCCTCACCAAGGAGTTCATTCTGATGGGAGGATCCGTGGACGTG GTCGAGCTGGAGCGAGCCAAGACGCAGCTGATGTCCATGCTCATGATGAACCTGGAGTCCCGGCCGGTGATCTTCGAGGACGTGGGCAGGCAGGTGCTGGCCACGCACTCGCGCAAGCTGCCCCACGAGCTGTGCGCGCTCATCC GCGGCGTGAAGCCAGAGGACATCAAGCGAGTGGCGTCCCAGATGCTGCGTGGGAAGCCGGCCGTGGCCGCGCTGGGCGACCTGACCCACCTGCCCCCTTACGAGCACATCCAGGCCGCGCTGTCCAGCAGAGACGGGCGCCTGCCCAGGACCTACCGGCTCTTCCGGTAG
- the INPP5E gene encoding phosphatidylinositol polyphosphate 5-phosphatase type IV has translation MPTKAEAPRPAEGGMPRGAPPAADQELAAGPQGSPGPPAAGADPHAAEKPAQPRLQRALSLDDRGWRRRRVPSSREDLAAQDGASPSRGPAWPPAPRGSPPRLSASWGHCLSGVVGGSGGSSPRLPGLLPPRPRSTADLDVASDRLRSAPTVATDLAQPPLARAHSSLGPGRPRSPLACDDQSLLSARSFSLLAPIRTQDVRSRSYLEGSLLASGALLGADELARYFPDRSLAVFVATWNMRGQKELPPSLDELLLPTEADYTQDLYVVGVQEGCSDRREWETRLQETLGPRYVLLSSAAHGVLYMSLFIRRDLIWFCSEVECSTVTTRIVSQFKTKGALGVGFTFFGTSFLFITSHFTSGDGKVAERLLDYTRTVQALALPRNVPDTNPYQSSAADVTTRFDEVFWFGDFNFRLSGGRVAVEAALRRDLEVDVGALLQRDQLTREMEKGSIFKGFQEPDIHFLPSYKFDIGKDTYDSSSKHRTPSYTDRVLYKSRHKGDICPVRYSSCTTIKTSDHRPVYGLFRVKVRPGRDNIPLAAGKFDRELYLTGIRRRANRELQRQQALKTHNSSAICAVS, from the exons ATGCCGACCAAGGCCGAGGCGCCGCGACCCGCCGAGGGCGGGATGCCCCGGGGAGCGCCCCCGGCAGCGGACCAGGAGCTCGCCGCGGGCCCGCAGGGCAGCCCCGGGCCGCCCGCCGCCGGTGCCGACCCGCACGCCGCGGAGAAGCCCGCGCAgccccggctgcagcgcgcccTGTCCCTGGACGACAGGGGCTGGCGGAGGCGGCGTGTCCCCAGCAGCCGTGAGGACCTGGCCGCCCAGGACGGGGCCAGCCCGTCCCGCGGGCCCGCCTGGCCGCCggcccccaggggctccccacCCCGCCTCAGTGCTTCCTGGGGACACTGCCTCTCGGGAGTGGTGGGCGGCTCGGGGGGCAGctcccccaggctccctggcCTGCTGCCCCCACGCCCGCGGTCCACTGCGGACCTGGACGTGGCCTCCGACCGCCTGAGGTCGGCGCCCACGGTTGCCACGGACCTCGCCCAGCCCCCGCTCGCCCgggcccacagcagcctgggccccgggcggcctcggagccccctggcctgcgaTGACCAGTCCCTGCTGTCCGCCAGGTCCTTCAGCCTCCTGGCGCCCATCCGCACCCAGGACGTCCGGAGCAG GAGCTACTTGGAGGGCAGCCTCCTGGCCAGTGGGGCCCTGCTGGGGGCGGACGAGCTGGCCCGCTACTTCCCGGACCGCAGCCTGGCCGTCTTCGTGGCCACCTGGAACATGCGGGGCCAGAAG GAGCTCCCGCCCAGCCTGGACGAACTCCTGCTGCCCACGGAGGCCGACTACACCCAGGACCTGTACGTTGTCGGCGTCCAGGAGGGCTGCTCGGACAG GCGGGAGTGGGAGACGCGCCTGCAGGAGACGCTGGGCCCCCGCTACGTGCTGCTGTCCTCGGCCGCCCACGGCGTGCTGTACATGTCCCTCTTCATCCGCAGGGACCTCATCTGGTTCTGCTCAG AGGTGGAGTGCTCCACGGTGACCACGCGCATCGTGTCCCAGTTCAAGACCAAGGGCGCGCTGGGGGTGGGCTTCACCTTCTTCGGCACCTCCTTCCTCTTCATCACCTCCCACTTCACCT CTGGCGACGGGAAGGTGGCCGAGCGGCTGCTGGACTACACCAGGACCGtgcaggccctggccctgcccaggaacGTGCCGGACACCAACCCCTACCAGTCCAGCGCCG CGGACGTCACCACCCGGTTTGACGAGGTCTTCTGGTTCGGGGACTTCAACTTCCGCCTGAGCGGGGGGCGCGTGGCCGTGGAGGCCGCCCTCAGGCGGGACCTGGAGGTGGACGTGGGGGCCCTGCTGCAGCGGGACCAGCTCACCCGCGAGATGGAGAAAG GGTCCATCTTCAAGGGCTTCCAGGAGCCGGACATCCACTTCCTGCCGTCGTACAAGTTCGACATCGGGAAGGACACCTACGACAGCAGCTCCAAGCACAGGACCCCCTCCTACACG GACCGGGTCCTGTACAAAAGCCGGCACAAGGGGGACATCTGCCCCGTGAGGTACTCGTCCTGCACCACCATCAAGACCTCCGACCACCGCCCCGTGTACGGCCTGTTCCGGGTGAAAGTGCGGCCCGGCCGGGACAA CATCCCGCTGGCCGCCGGCAAGTTCGACCGGGAGCTGTACCTGACGGGGATCCGGAGGCGGGCCAACAGGGAGCTGCAGCGGCAGCAGGCCCTGAAGACACACAACTCCAGCGCCATCTGCGCCGTGTCCTGA